A region from the Silene latifolia isolate original U9 population chromosome 7, ASM4854445v1, whole genome shotgun sequence genome encodes:
- the LOC141589883 gene encoding uncharacterized protein LOC141589883, producing MHVSSIFRFYGFTHHVGVDAEGSKGGLWVGWKPSWNIECITKCPNFIIIKINECGGSFWYVFCIYGSLKRENRESVWLHIEHWISRMDSQFILLGDFNQVEFREDKLGGNKGSIFGAQLFSEWKVRNSLSDIAYKGPKFTWCNNRKGHKRIYERIDKGLASPLWYSLFPNSDIKHLPIQCSDHAPIIFDTGFFEPHKRKSFRMEAWAFEYEDSLRLLQQEWFIYDRGSPVTKLSKKLQRTRSIFKEWTLAKRKSWNEKWSEFDERLEHELQKIFEGHNEEGYRKWHENYLEFNKAATIYWKQRAKLHWIKDGDASTRFFFNSVKHRHNRSLIIGIKKVDSSWTFDRQEISDIFNDHFKGIYGLHDDHDSFQQYQASHQQLFGAIKTVLSSDQQDYFSFVFTRKEIRMAVFQLGPTKSPGPDGVPAIFYQKFWCHIKTEVEDAVLFMLNTGTIPSDFNRTASALIPKVNSPKTVDNFRPISLCNVIIKIVTKCISNRLKKVMPILVGDYQNGFVPGRNIGDNILLSHELLHHISKKRFGKRCLLAVKMDMSKAYDRLNWNFVKCTLLSMNFPSNFVQLIMNCITSVSYEVLINGSPGKSFRPKAGIRQGDPMSPYIFALCTEVLSQLLCDAQDRNLMKGIQLSRNAPRISHLLFADDSIFFMDAKISHCVTLMGLLNLYGDASGQHINDAKTTITISPNCTLRNYRECLKVLKALGNKGIGKYLGLPTDFGSSKKEIFATIYDKVRSRILSWNNNYLSSAGRLTLINSILSSLSLFSLSVFQIPVSVSSKINSLLSQFWWGGTVMRQSLNWCSNLFINASKSGGGLGIRNIRCLNQSLLAKIGWKILFYPNSLIARVLGPKYKISSRTVLNSSFVKRGTQSWGERGVHWGLRLLRNHLSWQVGCPSFLDIWKDKWIYGLSLGQLLGLSDHEIYMKPALNVCHLQNADGTWKVDVVYSLCGETMAPYILSIPLSSEDFDDSLFWALNKNGRYSVKSGYAVAFSHLWSSKATIKDHNRIDAASIAFCKNRLWVFPIQGKWKTFIWKLLSNSLPTGSEASKRNLPWNYQCKLCASFDNQIESLEHLFRDCSIASHFWAGSPLGIRSSIGANVSIQAWVINWISFLIKDSSPNSCILFVSTLWRIWCLRNDLLYRSDLVMDFSSQITTLTTDAINNSTAAKHRLISSANIFASTNMDIASIRNHSPFFLIGDSLCPSAIRLKCDASWRLDFRASAGWIFLDSHGRVIHSGQSRFWAGSALQAEATAFLHALLDAVNQGFYHIDAQTDCLSLALQLTECVDVHQELKSILCSITSLLPSCHCCSISHCPRVANRIAHRLAANAMC from the coding sequence ATGCATGTATCTTCTATTTTCCGCTTTTATGGGTTTACTCATCATGTAGGAGTCGATGCAGAAGGTTCTAAAGGAGGTTTGTGGGTTGGCTGGAAGCCCTCCTGGAACATTGAATGTATTACTAAGTGTcctaactttattattattaagataaaTGAATGTGGAGGAAGTTTCTGGTATGTTTTTTGCATTTATGGATCACTAAAACGAGAAAACCGGGAATCTGTATGGCTTCATATAGAACACTGGATTTCACGTATGGACTCTCAATTTATTTTACTTGGTGATTTTAATCAAGTGGAATTTCGAGAGGATAAACTGGGAGGTAACAAGGGTTCTATTTTTGGAGCACAACTTTTTTCAGAATGGAAAGTTCGTAATTCGTTATCTGACATTGCTTACAAAGGACCGAAATTCACTTGGTGCAATAACAGGAAAGGTCATAAGCGTATTTACGAACGTATTGATAAAGGATTAGCCTCTCCTTTATGGTATTCTTTATTTCCTAACTCTGACATTAAACACCTTCCTATCCAATGCTCTGATCATGCGCCAATTATTTTTGATACGGGTTTTTTTGAACCTCATAAACGGAAATCGTTTCGAATGGAAGCATGGGCCTTTGAATATGAAGATTCACTGAGACTTCTTCAACAGGAATGGTTCATTTATGATAGGGGTTCTCCGGTTACTAAGCTATCCAAAAAACTTCAAAGAACTCGATCTATTTTTAAGGAATGGACGCTTGCAAAACGGAAATCATGGAATGAAAAATGGTCTGAGTTTGATGAAAGATTAGAACATGAACTGCAAAAAATCTTTGAAGGACATAATGAAGAAGGGTATAGGAAATGGCATGAAAATTATCTAGAATTCAACAAAGCTGCCACTATATATTGGAAACAACGAGCGAAATTACATTGGATAAAAGATGGAGATGCTAGTACTCGTTTCTTTTTTAACTCTGTCAAACATAGGCATAACCGTAGTCTTATCATAGGGATCAAGAAGGTGGACTCTTCTTGGACTTTTGATAGACAAGAGATCTCTGATATTTTTAATGACCATTTCAAAGGTATTTATGGTCTCCATGATGATCATGATTCCTTTCAGCAATATCAAGCTTCTCATCAGCAACTTTTTGGAGCTATTAAAACTGTGTTATCTAGTGATCAACAAGATTacttttcctttgtctttacaCGCAAGGAAATTCGAATGGCCGTTTTTCAACTTGGGCCAACTAAGTCACCGGGACCGGATGGTGTTCCAGCTATTTTTTATCAGAAATTTTGGTGTCATATTAAGACCGAGGTGGAAGACGCTGTTCTCTTTATGCTTAATACTGGGACCATTCCCAGTGACTTCAACCGCACTGCTAGTGCTCTCATCCCTAAAGTTAATAGTCCGAAGACGGTCGACAATTTTCGTCCTATCAGTCTATGTAATGTTATCATAAAGATTGTTACAAAGTGTATCTCTAATAGGTTGAAGAAAGTGATGCCTATTCTTGTGGGAGATTATCAAAATGGTTTTGTTCCTGGTCGGAATATTGgagataatattttattgtcTCATGAGCTTTTGCATCATATCTCTAAAAAACGCTTTGGGAAGCGATGTCTTCTAGCTGTCAAAATGGACATGAGCAAAGCCTATGATCGTTTGAACTGGAATTTTGTGAAATGCACTTTactttccatgaactttccaagcaATTTTGTTCAACTTATCATGAATTGTATAACTTCGGTTTCCTATGAAGTTTTAATCAATGGTTCTCCGGGGAAAAGTTTTAGGCCAAAGGCTGGTATTCGTCAAGGGGACCCAATGTCCCCCTATATTTTTGCATTATGTACTGAAGTTTTGTCCCAATTATTGTGTGATGCACAAGACAGAAATCTCATGAAAGGCATTCAACTCTCACGCAATGCTCCCCGGATTTCTCACTTGCTTTTTGCTGATGATTCTATTTTCTTCATGGATGCTAAAATCTCACACTGTGTGACACTTATGGGCCTCCTAAATCTTTATGGAGATGCTTCTGGCCAACATATTAATGATGCTAAAACCACTATTACTATAAGCCCGAACTGTACTCTTCGGAATTATCGCGAATGTCTAAAAGTTTTAAAGGCACTAGGTAATAAGGGTATAGGCAAATATTTGGGATTACCTACGGATTTTGGTTCTTCAAAGAAGGAAATTTTTGCTACGATTTATGACAAGGTCCGCTCTAGAATTCTAAGCTGGAATAATAATTACTTATCATCTGCTGGACGACTCACTCTTATTAATTCAATTCTGTCTTCGCTTTCTCTTTTCTCCCTATCGGTATTTCAGATACCGGTAAGTGTGAGTTCGAAGATTAATTCTCTTCTCTCGCAGTTTTGGTGGGGTGGAACTGTAATGAGACAAAGTCTTAATTGGTGTAGTAATCTTTTTATTAATGCTTCGAAATCTGGTGGCGGGCTTGGCATTCGTAATATTAGGTGCCTGAATCAAAGTCTTTTGGCAAAAATTGGATGGAAAATTTTGTTTTATCCTAATAGCTTAATTGCGAGAGTTCTTGGACCCAAATATAAGATATCTTCACGCACTGTCTTGAACTCTTCCTTTGTTAAGCGAGGAACTCAATCTTGGGGTGAACGTGGAGTTCATTGGGGTCTTCGTTTGTTACGTAACCATTTGTCTTGGCAGGTTGGTTGTCCATCGTTTCTTGATATTTGGAAAGATAAATGGATCTATGGGTTATCTTTGGGACAACTTTTAGGCCTATCTGATCATGAAATCTATATGAAGCCAGCTCTTAATGTTTGCCATTTACAAAATGCTGATGGTACTTGGAAGGTTGATGTGGTTTACTCTCTTTGTGGTGAAACTATGGCCCCTTATATTCTCTCAATTCCCCTTTCTTCTGAAGACTTTGACGACAGTCTTTTTTGGGCATTAAACAAAAATGGCCGCTACTCAGTTAAAAGTGGGTATGCTGTTGCTTTTTCTCATCTTTGGTCATCAAAGGCTACAATTAAAGATCATAATCGTATTGATGCTGCTTCTATAGCATTTTGTAAAAATAGACTATGGGTGTTTCCCATTCAGGGCAAATGGAAAACTTTTATATGGAAATTACTATCCAACTCATTACCTACTGGTAGTGAAGCTAGTAAGAGGAATCTGCCCTGGAACTATCAGTGTAAGTTGTGTGCTTCTTTTGACAATCAGATTGAATCTCTTGAACATTTGTTTCGTGACTGTTCGATAGCATCGCATTTTTGGGCTGGGTCTCCATTGGGTATCCGCAGTTCTATTGGTGCTAACGTTTCTATTCAAGCATGGGTGATTAACTGGATTTCTTTTCTTATCAAGGATTCTTCACCCAATTCTTGTATTCTCTTTGTTAGTACCTTGTGGAGAATATGGTGTCTAAGAAATGATTTGCTTTATCGATCTGATTTGGTTATGGATTTCTCTTCGCAAATCACAACGCTTACGACGGATGCTATCAATAACTCAACTGCTGCTAAACACCGTCTTATCTCTTCTGCTAACATCTTTGCCTCAACTAATATGGACATTGCCTCAATTAGAAATCATTCACCTTTCTTTCTCATTGGGGATTCCCTATGTCCCAGCGCTATTCGTCTTAAGTGTGATGCTTCTTGGCGTTTGGATTTTCGGGCTTCTGCAGGTTGGATCTTTCTGGATTCACATGGAAGAGTCATTCACTCTGGACAGTCTCGGTTTTGGGCAGGTTCAGCTCTTCAAGCAGAAGCTACGGCCTTCTTACACGCTCTTTTGGATGCAGTCAATCAGGGTTTCTATCACATTGATGCACAAACTGACTGCTTATCCCTTGCTCTTCAACTAACGGAGTGTGTCGATGTTCATCAGGAGCTTAAATCAATCCTCTGTTCTATTACTTCTTTGCTTCCTTCTTGTCATTGTTGTTCAATTAGTCACTGTCCTAGAGTTGCAAATAGGATTGCTCATCGCCTAGCGGCTAATGCTATGTGCTGA
- the LOC141590973 gene encoding two-component response regulator ARR2-like, whose translation MSNYSGQLKANREWKVLVIDFDPICLRILEKMLQTCNYQVTTCQNAEEAINLLKENDFDIMMVEVYMPDMDGFAFIKHICEHKELPVIAMSSNDDEEVIKKGFKAGACDYLVKPIRVESVRHVWMNVYRAQRLGLMKREQSWSSSVTNMINGSSKSGDYHKINDDNKSTSDGEDSKCVKKKRKLINNNNQQINDYVNTTTKKPRVIWTPELHHKFVAAVNQFGNSKAVPKKILELMNVPGLTRENVASHLQKYRQYQKRVEQNSHQQNGHTMNFMSSKEQCFQRHNIQAQVIATSSLQVRGYPSQNDLFGRETLTHRKHVSNVNEVDHQMLSFHHAQPHQTTIGQIANATDINLAIVEHVEGSNVIYHPLASYAYSKIDSKIHVVETPYNWSTFSMEDNLKKEGQQCANYAYENALDLSYNNDASLYNEQLDHNAYGCS comes from the exons ATGTCTAATTATTCCGGGCAATTGAAGGCTAATCGTGAATGGAAGGTTTTAGTCATTGATTTTGATCCAATTTGTCTCAGGATTCTTGAGAAAATGCTCCAAACTTGTAATTATCAGG TGACCACATGCCAGAATGCAGAAGAAGCAATAAACTTACTCAAAGAAAACGATTTTGATATCATGATGGTTGAAGTTTATATGCCAGATATGGATGGATTTGCGTTTATTAAGCATATCTGCGAACATAAAGAACTCCCTGTTATCG CAATGTCGTCTAATGATGATGAAGAAGTAATTAAGAAGGGATTCAAAGCCGGAGCATGTGATTATCTAGTTAAGCCAATTCGAGTCGAAAGTGTAAGACATGTATGGATGAATGTGTACAGAGCACAAAGGCTTGGTTTGATGAAGAGGGAACAATCATGGAGTAGTTCAGTGACCAACATGATTAATGGATCGTCGAAATCGGGTGATTATCACAAGATTAATGATGATAATAAATCTACAAGTGATGGTGAAGATAGCAAATGTGTTAAGAAGAAGAGGAAGTTGATTAACAATAATAATCAACAAATTAATGATTATGTAAATACAACCACAAAAAAACCAAGGGTTATTTGGACTCCTGAACTCCATCATAAGTTTGTTGCAGCAGTTAATCAATTTGGGAATTCAA AGGCTGTTCCGAAAAAGATTTTAGAATTAATGAATGTTCCTGGTTTAACTCGAGAAAATGTTGCCAGCCACCTACAG AAATACAGGCAATATCAAAAAAGAGTGGAGCAAAATTCTCACCAACAAAATGGTCACACAATGAACTTTATGTCTTCAAAAGAACAATGTTTTCAAAGGCATAATATCCAAGCTCAAGTCATAGCAACTTCTTCCCTACAAGTGAGAGGCTACCCATCTCAAAATGACCTATTTGGAAGGGAAACCCTAACACATAGAAAACATGTTAGTAATGTTAATGAGGTTGATCATCAAATGCTATCTTTTCACCATGCTCAACCCCACCAAACTACTATAGGCCAAATTGCGAACGCGACGGATATTAACTTGGCCATTGTTGAGCATGTTGAAGGTAGTAATGTCATCTATCATCCTCTTGCTTCATATGcttattcaaaaatcgactcgaaGATACATGTTGTTGAAACTCCTTATAATTGGAGTACATTTTCTATGGAAGATAATCTTAAGAAAGAAGGACAACAATGTGCAAATTATGCATATGAGAATGCATTGGATTTGAGCTACAATAATGATGCCTCACTTTATAATGAACAATTGGATCACAATGCATATGGGTGTAGTTGA
- the LOC141591980 gene encoding eukaryotic translation initiation factor 6-2-like, whose protein sequence is MATRLQFENNCEVGVFSKLTNAYCLVAIGGSENFYSTFESELAEHMPVVKTSIAGTRIIGRMCAGNKNGLLVPHSTTDQELQHLRNSLPDEVVVQRIEERLSALGNCIACNDYVALTHTDLDKETEEIIADVLGVEVFRQTIAGNILVGSYCALSNKGGLVHPHTSIEDLDELSTLLQVPLVAGTVNRGSEVIAAGLTVNDWTAFCGSDTTATELSVIESVFKLREAQPSAIVDEMRKSLIDTYV, encoded by the exons ATGGCTACAA GACTTCAATTTGAGAACAATTGTGAAGTGGGTGTCTTTTCCAAGTTAACTAATGCTTATTGTTTGGTTGCGATTGGCGGTTCTGAGAACTTTTACAG CACATTTGAATCTGAGCTGGCAGAACATATGCCTGTTGTGAAGACCTCCATTGCAGGGACTAGAATTATTGGCCGGATGTGTGCCG GTAACAAAAATGGTCTTCTTGTTCCTCACTCCACAACTGATCAGG AACTCCAACACTTGAGGAACAGTCTACCTGATGAGGTGGTTGTACAACGCATCGAAGAAAGGTTGTCTGCGCTCGGAAACTGCATAGCATGCAATGATTATGTTGCTCTGACCCACACAGACCTTGATAAG GAAACCGAAGAAATAATAGCTGATGTCCTTGGTGTCGAGGTTTTCCGACAAACTATTGCCGGCAATATTTTGGTGGGGAGCTACTGCGCTCTTTCCAACAAAGGCGGCCTG GTCCATCCTCATACATCAATTGAAGACCTTGATGAGCTTTCAACCCTCCTTCAAGTCCCGCTTGTGGCCGGGACTGTGAACCGTGGAAGTGAAGTAATTGCAGCTGGGTTAACCGTGAACGACTGGACTGCGTTCTGTGGGTCTGACACTACAGCCACTGAACTATCAGTGATCGAGAGTGTTTTCAAGTTGAGAGAAGCCCAGCCTAGTGCTATCGTGGATGAGATGAGGAAATCCTTGATTGATACTTATGTTTGA